In one window of Amblyomma americanum isolate KBUSLIRL-KWMA chromosome 9, ASM5285725v1, whole genome shotgun sequence DNA:
- the LOC144105290 gene encoding large neutral amino acids transporter small subunit 1-like isoform X1, whose translation MMEGESVATSATHGRLKRDMGLFNAISLVVGSCIGAGIFITPGIVYQDAGSVGVDLFMWLAAGVASLIHGLCYAELGAMLPSAGGPYEYFSLGVQSLGRTGDLLSFLVAWCFLVADPISTTIHGRTFAAYALTFAYGTCTPPFEVTALVTVVVIQLAAAVNTFSLKTSLRIQNVLFMVKLGVLLCIIATGLVWWIKAPTVLNKFSFDTNRPSGKLLEAFVVASFTGSGSAMICCMTEEMSNPARIIPWSLMGGLFLVTGLHVLTNVAYFAVLDPQSLAAAEATAVTFAREAWGVAGEVLVPLIVCTCTFGTMSATFLSNSRLLMAAARKKHLPAIFSLITARSSLPLISTAWRCSLAMVFTLSGQVGFLAKVGMAGFSAVNLLVMFALLMLRVTMKHAARPVRVPTIIVVVNITVLLAIVAAPFFNGAEALVYQATLGCVLLGLPAYGVFKALQASKVAWTAYKFMQKLLICLPCAGHTDI comes from the exons ATGATGGAAGGAGAAAGTG TGGCTACAAGTGCAACCCATGGCCGCCTGAAGAGGGACATGGGACTTTTTAACGCCATATCCTTAGTGGTTGGCAGCTGTATAG GCGCTGGAATCTTCATAACACCGGGAATTGTTTATCAAGACGCTGGCTCCGTGGGCGTTGATCTTTTCATGTGGCTTGCAGCCGGAGTCGCATCACTAATCC ATGGTCTTTGCTACGCCGAACTGGGTGCCATGCTTCCATCCGCCGGCGGGCCCTACGAGTACTTCAGCCTTGGCGTCCAGTCCTTGGGGAGAACGGGGGATCTCCTCTCCTTCTTGGTCGCCTGGTGCTTTCTGGTTGCGGACCCAATATCCACGACGATACACGGACGGACGTTTGCGGCATATGCCTTGACTTTTGCCTACGGAACTTGCACACCACCGTTTGAAGTGACTGCGTTGGTGACGGTGGTAGTCATTC AGCTGGCTGCTGCGGTAAACACATTTTCGCTGAAAACGTCATTGAGAATTCAAAATGTTTTGTTCATGGTGAAGCTAGGAGTACTTCTTTGTATCATCGCTACCGGTCTAGTATGGTGGATTAAAG CACCAACTGTGCTGAACAAGTTTTCCTTCGACACTAACAGACCTTCTGGAAAATTGTTGGAAGCTTTTGTGGTGGCAAGTTTCACAGGATCTGGAAG CGCCATGATCTGCTGCATGACCGAAGAAATGTCCAACCCAGCAAGAATAATACCGTGGTCTCTAATGGGAGGTCTTTTCTTGGTCACTGGGTTGCATGTCCTCACGAACGTGGCCTACTTTGCTGTCCTGGACCCACAAAGCCTGGCAGCTGCCGAAGCCACCGCCGTGACCTTCGCCCGCGAAGCTTGGGGCGTAGCTGGCGAGGTTCTCGTGCCTCTCATTGTCTGCACCTGCACCTTCGGAACCATGAGCGCCACCTTCCTCAGCAACAGCCGCTTACTTATGGCCGCGGCCCGCAAAAAACACTTGCCTGCAATCTTCTCGCTCATCACAGCGCGGTCATCGTTGCCGCTCATCTCAACCGCCTGGAGGTGTTCCCTCGCCATGGTGTTCACACTATCAGGCCAAGTTGGATTCCTCGCAAAAGTGGGAATGGCAGGGTTCTCAGCTGTGAATCTGCTGGTGATGTTCGCGCTTCTGATGCTGCGAGTCACGATGAAGCATGCCGCACGGCCTGTGCGAGTGCCGACCATCATCGTAGTGGTGAACATTACAGTGTTGCTAGCTATTGTGGCCGCTCCATTTTTTAACGGAGCAGAGGCTCTCGTGTATCAAGCGACGTTGGGATGCGTCCTGTTAGGCCTGCCGGCGTACGGTGTATTTAAAGCCCTCCAAGCATCAAAGGTGGCGTGGACGGCGTACAAGTTCATGCAGAAATTACTTATTTGTCTGCCGTGTGCAGGTCACACTGACATTTGA
- the LOC144105290 gene encoding large neutral amino acids transporter small subunit 1-like isoform X2 gives MGLFNAISLVVGSCIGAGIFITPGIVYQDAGSVGVDLFMWLAAGVASLIHGLCYAELGAMLPSAGGPYEYFSLGVQSLGRTGDLLSFLVAWCFLVADPISTTIHGRTFAAYALTFAYGTCTPPFEVTALVTVVVIQLAAAVNTFSLKTSLRIQNVLFMVKLGVLLCIIATGLVWWIKAPTVLNKFSFDTNRPSGKLLEAFVVASFTGSGSAMICCMTEEMSNPARIIPWSLMGGLFLVTGLHVLTNVAYFAVLDPQSLAAAEATAVTFAREAWGVAGEVLVPLIVCTCTFGTMSATFLSNSRLLMAAARKKHLPAIFSLITARSSLPLISTAWRCSLAMVFTLSGQVGFLAKVGMAGFSAVNLLVMFALLMLRVTMKHAARPVRVPTIIVVVNITVLLAIVAAPFFNGAEALVYQATLGCVLLGLPAYGVFKALQASKVAWTAYKFMQKLLICLPCAGHTDI, from the exons ATGGGACTTTTTAACGCCATATCCTTAGTGGTTGGCAGCTGTATAG GCGCTGGAATCTTCATAACACCGGGAATTGTTTATCAAGACGCTGGCTCCGTGGGCGTTGATCTTTTCATGTGGCTTGCAGCCGGAGTCGCATCACTAATCC ATGGTCTTTGCTACGCCGAACTGGGTGCCATGCTTCCATCCGCCGGCGGGCCCTACGAGTACTTCAGCCTTGGCGTCCAGTCCTTGGGGAGAACGGGGGATCTCCTCTCCTTCTTGGTCGCCTGGTGCTTTCTGGTTGCGGACCCAATATCCACGACGATACACGGACGGACGTTTGCGGCATATGCCTTGACTTTTGCCTACGGAACTTGCACACCACCGTTTGAAGTGACTGCGTTGGTGACGGTGGTAGTCATTC AGCTGGCTGCTGCGGTAAACACATTTTCGCTGAAAACGTCATTGAGAATTCAAAATGTTTTGTTCATGGTGAAGCTAGGAGTACTTCTTTGTATCATCGCTACCGGTCTAGTATGGTGGATTAAAG CACCAACTGTGCTGAACAAGTTTTCCTTCGACACTAACAGACCTTCTGGAAAATTGTTGGAAGCTTTTGTGGTGGCAAGTTTCACAGGATCTGGAAG CGCCATGATCTGCTGCATGACCGAAGAAATGTCCAACCCAGCAAGAATAATACCGTGGTCTCTAATGGGAGGTCTTTTCTTGGTCACTGGGTTGCATGTCCTCACGAACGTGGCCTACTTTGCTGTCCTGGACCCACAAAGCCTGGCAGCTGCCGAAGCCACCGCCGTGACCTTCGCCCGCGAAGCTTGGGGCGTAGCTGGCGAGGTTCTCGTGCCTCTCATTGTCTGCACCTGCACCTTCGGAACCATGAGCGCCACCTTCCTCAGCAACAGCCGCTTACTTATGGCCGCGGCCCGCAAAAAACACTTGCCTGCAATCTTCTCGCTCATCACAGCGCGGTCATCGTTGCCGCTCATCTCAACCGCCTGGAGGTGTTCCCTCGCCATGGTGTTCACACTATCAGGCCAAGTTGGATTCCTCGCAAAAGTGGGAATGGCAGGGTTCTCAGCTGTGAATCTGCTGGTGATGTTCGCGCTTCTGATGCTGCGAGTCACGATGAAGCATGCCGCACGGCCTGTGCGAGTGCCGACCATCATCGTAGTGGTGAACATTACAGTGTTGCTAGCTATTGTGGCCGCTCCATTTTTTAACGGAGCAGAGGCTCTCGTGTATCAAGCGACGTTGGGATGCGTCCTGTTAGGCCTGCCGGCGTACGGTGTATTTAAAGCCCTCCAAGCATCAAAGGTGGCGTGGACGGCGTACAAGTTCATGCAGAAATTACTTATTTGTCTGCCGTGTGCAGGTCACACTGACATTTGA